The Myripristis murdjan chromosome 17, fMyrMur1.1, whole genome shotgun sequence DNA segment TCCATGATTTCACATTACTACAGGATACAGGCAGTTGTGACtgaaggaaacagaaaatacacaccGGATTTTTAATTGACCTTTGTTGTTAACAGATAGTTGTTGTTAACACTTGTCATATATATTGAGACAAGAAGCAGAACCACTCTAAAATATCTTAATGCAGTCAGTTAGCCATTAGCAAACTAGTTAGTTAAGCTAGCTTAGTTTGTCTATAGATGTATAACATGTTACCACTGAACAGCAAAACCTCTCAGTCTATAGCCTACAATAATGTCATACCATTACACATTAATATCAAGCTTTTTCCCAATGTTTCTCTCAACGTAAGTCATTTATTCAGAGGCAGGACTCGAAATACCCACCTGCAACCtgcaatttgcagaaaaattttcgagattgcagaaaaaaaaacaaacaacttacaattttgcaggcaaaaaaaatccaggaaatTGTGTccttttccaaacaatttggCTTGTAATAGGtccaataaagaataaagatggttctaaacagttttcagtgtgatttcttCTTAATAAAATCTGCAAATACCTCTAAAATATTTGGTGCGGAAGATGCAGGTAGCGCTCTGTTGACTTCCCTGTTGCAAAACTCCATGGCAATGAGCAGCTCTCCTTCCCGGTATGCTGATGAGTCATGTGACACTTACGTAGTCAGCACACCAAATATGGGAGAAGCCGCTAAACTCAACATAAATACATTGAAGTCGGTGAAAATCTGAGCCCTTCAGAAACttgtggcaagaaaaaaaagtcccgaATTTCCAGAAGCCACGGCCACTGTATCCTTGCTGGACGTTTCCACTGAGGACAAGTCCGAAGGTTCTGGCGTGGTTCCTCGGGAAGAGGACTCGGGAAGTTGCTTCGTCGCAAGAGCCACAAGTGGGCCATCCCGGGCCCAAGGAACCATGCCAGAACCACATAATCTAAACAAATATTTGTTTCAAAGAGTGAGCAATAAAGACtaattctgtttttgcttcagtTAACATATCATGTTGATTCAGTCAGTAGCGGACCAATATATATTCGTTTGTTCGTGTATTccttatatatatgtatatatatatatatgtgtgtgtgtgtgtgtgtgtgtgtgtgtgtgtgtgcgtgcaaaaTATAAAAAGGGATGTAAAACAGACCTGAGCAACTATAGACCTGTCTCCATTCTAAGTGTGATCGCCAAGGTCTTTGAAAGAGTAGTACACGACCAACTTTTTGATTACATAAGCAGCAACAATTTATTTTATGATATGCAGTCAGGTTTTAGGAAGTCTTGCTCAACCGACATGTGCCTTCTGTACATTACAGATTTTATCAAGAAGGACCAAGGAAAAATGTGCGGCCTTGTTTTGCTAGATTTCCAAAAAGCTTTTGACACTGTCAACCATAACGTTCTGTTGTCAAAGATGAAGGCCCTTGGACTAGATGGTTTAGCGATCAGGTGGTCATATTTGACAGGGAGAGACCAGCAAGTTGATGTAGGTGGAGTCCTGTCTGAGGCTATGCCCATATCCTGCGGCGTTCCTCATGGCAGTGTGCTTGGGCCGCTGCTCTTTCTATTATACATCAATGACATGAAGGCCGCCTGCTCTATCTCCTTATTTTTATATGCCGACAACTCTGCCATCCTCGTACCACATAAAGATAAGGAGGTTATCCAGGACAAATTAGCTGAAAACCTAGACAGCGTGAAGATCTGGCTGTCACTACATCTAGGTAAGACAGAAGCACTATTACTAGGCTCAAGGATTAGACTGAGCAGGGAGGACAAACTTATCATTACCACTGGAGGCGTAACAATTACATCCCAGCCTTCAGTTAAATAATTAGGCTGCATTTTAGATGGGACCTTGAGTGGCGCCCCAATGGCCCTTAATGTCCTCAGCAAGGTTAACGCCAGAAATAGGTTCCTGGCCAGGAAGGCAGCACTGCTAAACAAAGAATGCCTAAAGATCTTAGCCTCCTGTTTAGTCCAGTGCCACTTTGATTACGCCATCACCTCCTGGCACTGGAACCTTACTAAAGCcctgaaacaaaaaatgcagaCAGCACAGAACAAGTCCTTGGTCTTAATCCCAGAAGTCACATAGGGAAGGCTCAGTTTACTCAGCTCCACTGGTTACCAGTGGAAGACAGGgtgaagcagctgcagcttACCATGGCCCACAAGATCCTCAACAACAGAGCCCCCAAATATTTTAATAACTACTTCACGAGACCTGACCACGGACACAACACTAGAGGTAGCTTAGGTGATGTATCCCTCTACAGGCACAGGACAAAGGTTGGAGCACTCCTTCAGCTACAGTGGTGCCGTGGAGTGGAAtaaactccctctctctactAAAGAAGTACAGAGCCCTGCCATTTTTAAGATGAGGATTAGGAAGGAACTCTTCAGTGGTCTTCCTCTCTAAGCATGTGAATAGTTCAGGACGAATAGGATGCTTGTGTATTCGTTTTGTGTGCCTTGTTCAATTTTTGTAATGTCCTGTGTTGCCCGtcccttatttattttattgtctacCTTAGCTTTATGCTTGTCTCACTGTATATTGTCTGTGTCACTTTGTTGCATTGTGGTGTCCTACTTGTCATGTGCTTTTGCCTTGTGCTGTGCTGAAATGTCTGTGCCATGTCTGTCTCAATGTATTGCTCTAACCTACCTTCCTCCTCTATTCTTTTATAAGGACCACAGTGGAAATAAGTCACTGACTTTTCTGTTATCCTTGTTagttttgctctttctttttaagaccttctctgtgtcttttaaaCACTATcgaataaactaaactaaactaaactaaaatattgttttaagaGCATCAGAGTGTTTATTTAGAACATGGAATGATCAGAATATGCTTTGAGATTTGAAATAATCAGTCTTTAATTCacacaatgtaaacaaagccaTGTATGATGCTGTTGTTAACTTTGCCAGGCCAGGTAGGTTATAGTAGGGCAGGAATAACAGCTTGGGTATTTGCAAGATTTTCCAGATTGCAGAAAATTCTTTTGACAACTTGCAattttgcagaaaacagaaaaaagtattTAGAGCCCTGAAAGGATATTATAGACCAGTGATTAGAATCATGAGGGTTCAAAGAAAGGATTTGAAACTGAACATCCCATCCCTACATCCATTTCCTATACTTGTCAGGGTCGTGAGGgggctggagccaatcccagcatgCATAAGATGGAAACAAACACTAAATCACATAAGGCAGAACTCTTCTGCTGCAATGCCCTCTATGAGCTAAAACTTTCAGGCAAGCTGTGTctctggccacacccactcagtgatgtggcagcaggtatttttagcaGGTGTCAATGGCAAAAAATACCTGCAACTACATCACTAATTGGTTGTGGACAGAGGTGCAAaatgcctgaaagtttcaatcCCTAGAGGAAAAGGAGTTTTCTGCTAGTCAACCAGTCGCGCTGTCGTGACAGTCATGTTACAGTGTGAGGCATGTTTGGCTCAGTGAACTGATATATAAATAGAATTGTGCTAAATCGATCTCTATTGCTGTGCTAAGAGGTGACATCACATTATGTTTTCTGTCACTCCAGAGACGGATACACTCTCAGCTAACGAAAGTAAAACTTCAAAGTCTTCAGTTTACTGCAAACTGGCAGGTATTGCTAACAGGGTCTGTAAATAATACCTGGATGCTTTTAAGTTGTCCTGGGTGTAAAATTACCTGTCATAGAAATAAAAACCTGTCATATAGAAAGTTAAAGCGATAGGATTCTTGGATTCTTCCCTTACAGTAGTATTTGCTGGTCAATGAGAGTGTAATTCAGCCATCACatttggtccattaactccttccctgtgcTGGAACGAGAGTgttctgctccaaaatgaatgaagtggataCAGACTAGAAAACAATATCATTTTGAATGGCGACACAAAGCTAAAAATATGTtctgaaggatgcacaacagcccacatatgttttggtttttcttcCAACGCTTGCTTTTCAGCTCcctggtttccaaaatggcagAAGAGCTGGTTTGAATTTGGAGCATCAGCAAAGTAACTATCTTAGATAGCTAAGTATGGCTTGACTGCATATTTATATTAAAGTGACAAGAGCACTACGTTTAATATTTGCTTCCTCGTTTCTTACTTCTGGTGTTTTCAAAACTGTTTCTTTACTCCAGCTATTGAGGTTTAATTGAATTGCATtgagttgtttttctgtttctagcATTTTGATCTTTTCTTGTTCTCTGCTCCTAGGATGCCATTAACCTACCGATCCACAATGACGCTTAATGAGCAGCCGGCAGACTCTGCCCCCAGTCCAAGCACCTCCCATTCCCTCCGATCCTTCTCCCATTCACTGAAGGTCCCACCAGTCAACAGCGGGGGGCGTCACAGCCCGCAACAAGGAGGAAACCTTAATCTCAGCAGACGAGTCCtagatgagagaggaggtgaaggaggaggagggggtctTGAGCGTTCTCACTCTCCACTGCCTCCCCTGCTCACCTCCCACTCCTCTTCTGATCTCCTGCGACTGTGCAACGGCAAGCCACTACGCACTGCCCGATCCAGCAGTTCTTCGGCCCCACCCCTGCCCCCTAAACCCAACCCTGCTTCCCTTCCtccaccccctctctccctgtcattgCCTCCTCCTTGCGCAGCTccgtccccctctctctgcgaCAATACCACCCCTAAGTCGCTGCCTTGCGATCGTGGAGACCCCGCCAACTCTTCCAATGACCCAAACCTGGAGCTTGAACTTGGTTCCTCTGTGGCCCGTCGCCCCTCTTTACATCGATCCAAATCGGACCTGTCAGATCGGTATGCCCGGGCTGGAGCCGATGTAGAGCGTTTCTTTAACTACTGTGGTCTTGACCCCGAAGAACTGGAGGCCGTTGGGCCGGAGAACTTCGCCCGGGCAAATTCGGACATAGTCAGCTTGAACTTCCGATCAGCATCTATGATCTCCTCCGACTGCGACAGGTCGCGGCGCTCCTCCAATGAGGGGCTGTCAGACGGGGAGGAGggcgaggacgaggaggaggaagctggGGAGCGTGTTCCATATGGCATCTCAGCGGTTGAGCGCAATGCAAGAGTCATCAAGTGGCTGTACAGCATCAAACAGGCGAGGGAGACACAGAAAGTCTCACATGTTTAGGAAGACTGAAAATTGTGTGGACAAAAATAAAGGACATTCCTACGTTTCAGAATGGTTGGACCAATCTCACAGGTTTAGCAAGATGGGTCTGGAAGCTGAACTGAAAACTGCAAATAGATTACAAATAGATGGATGTGAGCAGAATGATGGAAGAGAGTCTCACAGGTCTAAAAGAAACTGGATGATTAAACACACCAAAAATGTTTAGAAATGGATGAACAAATGAGGAGATGGACTGAAAATCTCTGTTTTATGTTTAGAACAAATTTAATACAGAGACTTAAAGAATACAAGCTAAAAATATGGACAGTCAGACGAACAAAACGTCTACCATTTTTCAGCCTGAACGGACAGAAAAGTAGAGGGGATTGGTACGAAAACTAGCTAGCTTATTACCTGTTTCTCTATGGACACTTTAAAACTTACTGAGAAAGGCAGCCTACCCTGAACAACTGGAATCAGAACGAGAGGCACTATGACTGTCCCAAGTATCCATAAAGGGACCATTTCATCGTGAGGGGGGTATTTCTCAATGTCGATGTCTCTCTTTAAATAGGCTTCAAAATACAGTCCCAACATCTTTGCGAAACAGATACTGAactctgtccaaaaaaaaaaaaaaaaaaaaaaaaaaatagcaatcaGTTTGGAAAATCAGCAATGCTGGTACACTGAGTGACCTTACTGAAATCAGCTAAATGAACTTACAGAAGTTTCTTGATGTTTATTGTAGGGGACTGTAAAGGATATAATGGAGCAAATCAGCATTAACTTTATTAGGCACAAGAAACAGGTGAAGCTGCTGACACAGGCTACTAAACTGAAGTGCAAAATGTTGAGAAACCTGGACGTTCTGAAATGCTGATGGCATTCAACTCACTCAACTTAAGCTCTTGTTCAGCTAGATTTTGCAAATGCTATATCAAAGCACTGGAGTGTGTTATGATTGTGAGTgacagaagagacagaggacatTGACATGGAGTGGTTTAGACTGATactacagaaatacacacacatgcacatctaaCATAGAATGCAATGGGCTTAAATCAGTATTTCGGTTTGTTAATAAGGTGGACCAAtgttaaacaagaaaaaaaaggatatcACTCAGTCAATGTCAGTGGAAAGTTTTAGTGAACGATGTTTTAGTTGCTTTTAAACTTGGTCAAGAATAGAATTCCACAGGAAACACTCATGTCTTGGAATTCTGCTCAAATAGTTTGAACATCAAgtttctcacagtttcatgatgttttctacacccagtgataacaataaaaaaaaaatatatatatatatatatattttaatgaaaaattgaacattttagtttaccatccctttaatgctaatagaataaaaaacacattaataataatagttgttaataataataattattattattattgttatcatcatcatcatcatcatcatttaataATTTAGTTACAACAGCAACAGCGTTCACAGAGATGGTGTTTGGAAACTGGGAACAG contains these protein-coding regions:
- the fam110b gene encoding protein FAM110B; its protein translation is MPTETLAPALPDSKAPGPAAPFSSTVPLRILNKGPDYFRRQVEPNPKRLSAVERLEADKAKYVKSQEVINAKQEPIKPPVLAKPPVCPALLSKRGSGLGGGGGNGGGTSFKASNNNAKSDTCATTSSGSSKRENLNLEILKNLLNSSSSSGAGSEGLAGGAKSAVLMRSSGGGARSWTPSRMPLTYRSTMTLNEQPADSAPSPSTSHSLRSFSHSLKVPPVNSGGRHSPQQGGNLNLSRRVLDERGGEGGGGGLERSHSPLPPLLTSHSSSDLLRLCNGKPLRTARSSSSSAPPLPPKPNPASLPPPPLSLSLPPPCAAPSPSLCDNTTPKSLPCDRGDPANSSNDPNLELELGSSVARRPSLHRSKSDLSDRYARAGADVERFFNYCGLDPEELEAVGPENFARANSDIVSLNFRSASMISSDCDRSRRSSNEGLSDGEEGEDEEEEAGERVPYGISAVERNARVIKWLYSIKQARETQKVSHV